In the genome of Paenibacillus sp. GP183, the window ACAAAGCAGTTGATGACACTAAAGCAATGATTGCCTTGACTAAAGGAGCAACTGCTGTTGCAACTACAACTGTTTGGTCCGCTGATAAGAAAACTGCGACTCTTACACTTACAGATGTAAAAGTTAGCGAAGGTAAATACACTGCAACTCTTTCCGGCTTAGATGCAGCAGCTATTGATAAGGCAACTGCTGAGTTTACAGCTGAAAATGAGAAAGTTTCCAAATTGAGCTTCGTTAACGCTAGCGACAAAATTGCTAAGTCAACTGCTGTAACTGTTAAGATTAAAGCCGAAAACCAATATGGTGAGAACGCTGCTCTTACAGCTGGTAACTACACAGCATATGTTGCAGGAACAACTAAATCTCTGAAGAGAAATGATGACACTGGTTTATTGGAGCTTACTTTAGATACCAAAATTAAAACCCCGGCTTCTGGATCAACTCCAGCTGTTGAATACCAATCAGAAATCGATGTTATTCCAATTAACATTTTCTTAACTAACACATCTATCTCTGTTCAAAAGACATTCAAAATTGGTACTGAACCTTTCGTTAGCAAAATTGAACTTGGAGCAGTTAAATATCCTGCTACAAAGACAGCTTTGACTGCAAAGGATGACAATGCTGAGTTGGCTATCACTAGATATGACCAATATGGTGATGTTGTTGCAGAAGGTTCTGTTGCTGCAGACCGTACAAATTATGATGCTGTAATCACTCCATTCTCATTTGATGCACTTGAAATTATCAAGCCTGCTGCAGGCGGCGCATACGATAAAGTTAAAGTTCATTTGAAAGACAATGTTGAAAAATCAGGTGATTATACTGTTAACGTTTATGTTGGGGCAGCTTCCGCAACTGGAACTGTAAAAGTACAATCCACTAAAGTTGCTAACAAAGTTGAGATCGGTAGCTTCACTGGAACATTTGCAGAAAAGGATACAAAGTTCCAATACATCCCAATCGTAGCTTATGATGCAGACGGCAATAAATTATCTGCTGATGACATTGCAACAAATGCTACTAACAAAAGATTTACTGTATCGATTTCCGGTGCAGCTTATGCAGCAGGAAATAACGGTAATGATGCTATTGAAAAATCAGGTGAGAACAAAGGTAAAATTAAAGTTGGTGCAGTGAGTGGTACTGCTAGAGGTGTAGTATATGTTAATGTAGGAATTTACACAGCCAACATTCAACAAAATACGCAAGCAAGTTACACCATTCAAGATGTTCGTAAGCCAGAAACTTTAGTCATGGACGGAAGCAAACCGGCTCAAAAGGCTATTGCTGGTGCAACAACTACTATTAAGTGGTTTGTAAAAGACCAATATGGCGATCAGCTTGATGCAGTAACTGATGCTACATTGAACACAAAGTATGGTGTTAAGTTAACTGTAACAGGTGCAACTTATGCAACTCTTAGCGGTATAACTGCTCATACAACTGATGCTGGAGCAACTTATAATTTTGACGCAAATGATTTTGCAGCAATCAATAAAGTAGGCCTTGTATTCACACCTGTTACAAGTGGTGGAACAGCTAAAGTCGTTGCTGAACTTATTGATAAGTCAGGATCAACTCCTAGTACTATTAAGTCAGTTGACAACTCTATGACAGTACTTGCAACTACAGAAAAATTAACTTACAGTGTAACTGCACTTAAAGATCTGTATGCTGCACTTGATAGTTCTTTAACACCGGCAGCAGACAAAATACTATCTGTGAGTGATGCTGTCTATGGAAACTGGGCATTCAACAGCAAACTAGGTCGAGTAATTGAAGTAAAAGCAAAAGATAAAGTTGGAGACGATGTTGCAATTCCAGGCAGCCGTGTTGTAAGTTCATTCTCCAATAACCAAACTATCGCTAAAACAATTCAAAGCGGTAATGATGTTCAAGTAATTGGTAACAAAGCAGGTACAGCACAAATCTTAGTAGTTTATAAACTTGTGGATGGTACTACTGCTGATGCTACTCTTGATGTAAATGTTAAAGCAGATCAAGTTGTTGCAAACACAGTAACTGTTGATGCAACTAACAAAACTTTGACAATTGCAAATGGTCAAAATGGATATGACTTAGCAAAAAACATTAAAATTGTTGATAACTACGGCGTAGAGTACACAGGAGCAAATACTGCTAAATATGCTAGCTTCCTTGGACTTCAATACGTAGTAAGCGGAGTTAATACTGGTGGATCTGTAACTGTTAACAGCAATGGAACTATTGATGTAGCCTCAGGTACAACTGAGTTTACACTTAAAGTAATTGCTGGTAGCAAATCCGCTTCAATTCTTGTAACAACACCATAATACAAATACTCTTATAAATAAAGGAGACCCGTAAGGGTCTCTTTTTTTATTTTTGGTGTTAGGAGAAATTATGTGCAGACAGACTAATTGAACTTACTAACTCTACTCACAGCCAAAGCTCTAGCTCCAGGTTCTGCCAATGAGCCTGTTATCAAAGAAGGTACCTCGATTTGAGACTAGAAGAGTTGTTCAACTCATTTGAGCAGACAAATTGGGATGAACAGAGAGATGATGATTGGACTGCAATGATCATAAATCTGGAAATCAATTGATGGTTCACTTTTGTCAATTTTGCAATAGTTTGCTTCTCTTTATAGTTGTAGAAAGAATGACCGACCATTATAAATCTAGTCAGTCATCATTGTTATGTTTTTTCATTAACCATTTAATTGGATGTCAAATTAATTTCGGTTTCTTTCAAAATCATTTGATGTATAATTTGCTTTGTATTAGAAATGTTTTGTTGTGCTACTTGTAAGGAATTAAGAATGCTTAATTTTAGGTTAGAAGCAAAATCAGATTTGTTACTAGTGCTAATCCATGCTTTAAGCAAGTTTTTAGTTTGATTTATTTGATCCATTGTTTTACTTTCGTTAAAGATAATATCATTAATGCTCGTAGCAGATGAGACAAGTTTATTTGTTTTTAGAGCAAAATCCATAGAATTGTTATGAAGATTTAAAAGACTCTGATAATCTGTGTCAATAACAGTTAAATAATGTTCAGGGTTATCTAAATTTGTGTATTGCTGAAGTTTTACAGAAAACATCCACATAGCATTATCTGTGTCACTCAGCCATTGATATGTATCTTTAAGAAGTATTTGTTCCTTTTCGTTAGAGTCTATTTTTTTAACGTTATTCGTTAATTTAACATCTACACTGTAGGTTTCAGGATCCCAATTAACTGTAGCTCCTAATTGTTTCAATAAATAAATGGGGACTAAAGTCCGATCTTTATAATTTATTGCGGGGATATCTTCCACTTTAAGATCTTGACCATTTGACTTTAAAGTAACAATTGGATTTCCTTCAAACTCACCATGAATACTAGAAGCATTGACAATACTTGACGTTGAGAATAAAAGCATAGTAACGATAAGCCATTTTTTCATTAGATCACTCCGTTTGTAAATAGATTTAATATGACTTATCTCTATTCTACAAAACGAAAGAAGTTCCCTTTATTTGTAATAATAATCGATTACTTGTTATAATTAATTAACTAAACAAGAAAGGTGGCTATTTATGAACTTGAAATTAAAGTCTCTCTTAATCTCAGCAGGAATTATGCTTATCATACCCATATATTCAATATCTCAAGCCGACGCCCCAGCACCAGGATCGGCCACTGATCCGGTCATCACCAAAAGCTACTTCGATCAAAACACTTTAACCCAAGATCAAGTGAAACAACTTATCGCGCAAAGCGGTGGATCGGGCGGCTCTGCCCTCATGGTTGTCCAACTCCAATCCGGACAAACCCTATACGCTAGCTCTGGCTCTGAATTCATCGTCCGCACAGGCAAAACCGTAGCGGTAAGCAAGGACGAAGACGGTATTCCTGACGTTACTGCTGGCAAAGATATTCGCGCGGGAGCAGCAATTGAAAATAATCATCATCTGATTTTCCCTAGGGATACTCGTGGTATTAAACCTGCGACGAACAATACAGCCGAAATTTTCGTCATGGTTCGCGGCAATTATTCACTTTTTAATGCTGATGGCAGTAAAGTTACTCCATAATTTTACCCTTATTGACAAGATTTTATACGGCTTGAACCTTGCTGTGAAGCCATACTAATGCTGAATCCAAATAAGGAGGGCATTATTATGGCTAGAAATTCAAACGTCAAAGTGGTTCCCGAGTCGAAGAAGGCTTTGGACATTCTCAAATATGAGATTGCTGCAGAGCTGGGCTTGCCTGTAGGTAAAAATTCGAACTTCAATGCTAATGCAGAGTTCGCATCCGAATTAGGTTCACTCCCAGCCTCTTCGGTAAAAGAAGATTACTGGGGATTCATCGCATCCAGGGATGCAGGAGCCGTGGGTGGGCATATTACCCGACGGTTGATCCAAAGCGCGGAAGAAGTACTTTTTACCCTTTAAATCGGCTATTCCTTCATCTATCTTTGTTTGACAGCACCCGACAAATGAAGTATCATTTCATATTGAAGGTTAACCCCTCAAGAAACCTTTTCCCACCGGAGAAGGTTCCTTTTTCTTTGTGTAGATTCGTACTTTTATTTACATACTATGTTTATTGGAGGTTGATTCAAAATGGCGATTGTACGCGGAAAGCGTTTGTTTACGTCCGAGTCGGTTACAGAGGGCCATCCGGATAAAATCTGTGATCAGATTTCTGATGCCGTGCTGGATGCTTTTCTTCAAAATGACCCCAATGCCCGTGTTGCATGCGAGGTTTCCGTTGCTACCGGTTTGGTGCTGGTGATTGGTGAGATTTCATCTCAATCTGAATATGTAGATATTCAATCCATTGTCAGACAAACGATTAAGGAGATTGGCTATACTCGCGCGAAATACGGCTTTGATTACCAAACCTGCGCAGTTCTGGTTTCCCTGAATGAACAATCTGCGGATATTGCGCAAGGCGTTAATCAGGCACTTGAATCCAGAGAAGGACGTATGTCCGATGATGAGATTGAAGCTATTGGTGCAGGTGATCAAGGCATGATGTTTGGTTTCGCTGTGAATGAGACTCCTGAACTTATGCCACTGCCTATTTCTATTTCCCATCAGTTATCCCGTCGATTGGCGGAAGTTCGTAAAAACGGTACTTTGACTTACTTACGTCCCGATGGAAAAACCCAGGTTACAGTTGAGTATGATGGAGATAAACCAGTTCGTGTAGACACGATTGTTATTTCGACTCAACACAGTGAAGAGATCACTTTGGAGCAGATCCAACGGGATGTCAAAGAGCACGTCATTGGACCCGTGGTTCCAGCTTCGTTGATCGATGCCGATACGAAGTATTTTATCAATCCGACAGGCCGCTTTGTGATCGGAGGTCCTCAGGGCGATGCCGGCTTAACGGGTCGTAAAATCATCGTTGATACATACGGCGGTTACGCTCGTCATGGCGGGGGCGCGTTCTCCGGTAAGGATCCGACCAAGGTTGACCGTTCTGGCGCTTATGCAGCCAGATATGTAGCCAAGAATATCGTCGCGGCCGGCCTGGCTGAGAAATGCGAAGTGCAATTGGCCTATGCCATCGGTGTTGCGAGACCTGTGTCGATTAGTGTAGACACTTTCGATACCGGTAAGGTCAGTGAAGAGGTTCTTGTCGAATTGATCCGCAAGCATTTTGACCTTCGTCCAGCGGGCATTATTAAGCAGCTCGATCTGCGTCGTCCTATATATAGACAAACTGCGGCATATGGCCACTTTGGTCGAACAGATGTGGATCTGCCTTGGGAGCGTACCGACAAAGCAGAGCTTTTAAAAACAGATGCGCTGAAATAATCTTCTTTTTTGATTTTTAAAAGGGCTGCCCTATCAATGGGTTGGCCCTTTTTTGCTGTGTGTCTGCAATAAAATTGTAATATATCATTTTCGTAACTTTTTCCATAGTAATAGAGTCTATAATAAAGAACATTCTAGTAGTTTGTTGATATTAAAGTAAAAGATTGGAAGAATGAGAGGAGAAACAGCATGACTTTACAAAAAAAACTGGGATTAGGCGCGTTGGCATGCGCATTGTCCTTGCAATTTCTTGCATCAATACCCAGCGTTACTCTGGCTGCCGACCCTAGTTTAGCGCTCGGTTCGCAGGAGATTATTACATCAGGGGCCGTTCTCAAAAAATATGTATGGAGTACTACAAGAAACGACAAAGTGGTTACAGCCAATGCTAGTGTCATAGAAGTAGATTTAAGTAATCCCAATGTAAAATTGGATCCCATTTCAGGAGCTCCCGCGGATCTGTTGAACAAAAAGCAAAGTGTTTCACAGATGGTAGCAGGCAAAGGCGCGGTAGCAGGCATCAATGCCGACTTTTATAATACGCAAGGTGAAGGTGCTCCGTTAGGCCCGCAGATTACCTCAGGTCAGCTCATTTCCACCACATCGACTCTATTGAACGGCATGTATGCTTTCGCAATAACGAAAGAAAATGTCCCTATTGTGGATCAGTTTACGTTTACCGGTTCATTGACTGCCCTGGATGGGATTAGTTTTCCCTTAGGAGGAGTAAATAAGACAGCCTACTGGGGGGATGATAATACATTTAGCCACCAAGATGCCATTTACATGTATACCAGCGCATGGGGACAGATTAATCGCTCCAATGACGGGACAACTACGCCTACTGAAGTGTTGGTGCAAAATGGCAAGGTCATGCAAATCGCAGTTAACGGTGTGGTCAATTTGCTGCCTCCAACAGACGGTTACATACTGAGAGCTTCAGGCACAGGTACCGATTATGTAGTTAAACACCTTAAAGTAGGAGATACAATTACATCTAAATATGAGATGGTGCCCAAGGACGCATGGAACCATTATGATGTGAAAACTTTCAAAATGATGGTAGGCGGCGGCTCGCTGCTTGTTTTTGAGGGGAAGCCCAGTTATTTTACTCGTGATATTAATAGTATTGACGGGTATCGTTACCGTGCGAGATCGGCTATTGGTTTTTCGCAGGATTTAAAAACAGCTTATCTGGTCGCAGTGGATGCGAGCGGCAGCGGCAGCGGAATCAGCTTGCCTGAATTGCAGCAGTTCATGATTCAAGCAGGCGTGTATAAGGGTATGGCGCTGGACGGCGGCGGTTCTACTCAAATGGTAGCTCGTCCGCTAGGTGAATTTGATTCCCAGCAGGTCATCAAGACGGAAAATGGCAATGAACGTAAGGTTGTCAATGGAGTGGGTGTTTTCTCGACAGCGCCTAAGGGTGAAGTGAAGGGGATTACACTCAAAGGGCAGAATGTATTGTTTTTGAATGAATCCAGCACTTATTCGATGAAAGCTTATGATGAGTATTATAATCCGGTTGCAGTAAATTCCATGACTACACAGTGGTCTAGCACCGCGCCTCTTGGCACTTTCAGCGGCAATACGTTTACGGCCACCAGTGCGGGGCAAACCAAGCTTTCGGCCCAATCGGGCAAAGGGCTTGCGACTATTGATGTCGAGGTCATAGGCCGTGCTCAGATTACAACGATGAAAATCAATGCGGGCGACATCTCCTTGTCTGAGGGACAGAACTTTAAGCTTCCAGTACTGGTTACGACTCAAAGCGGCAAAACTCGAGAAGTACCTGCAAACTTGGTTCAATGGGAAGTTAAAGGCATTGATGCCAATGTCAATACAGATGGAGTCCTGCATGTAACGAATCTGTCTGGCAAGCAAAGCGCGCAGTTGATCGCCAGATATGACGGATACAGCACCATGCTGACGCTTCCTATCGGGATTGAGAAGCTTTGGTATGATCTAGATACAACCGGCGTTATGACCAGTGCTGGGAAATATCCGGCTGAGGTGGGTTCCAGTGTTACGATCAACTCATCTACCGGCAATAAAAATATAGAGATCGCCTATGACTTTACCAAGGGTAAGGGAACGAAGGCCGCTTACGCTTTATTCAATGACAAATGGGGAGCACCTATCGAAGGTGAGCCGCAATATATGAAAATGAAGGTGTTTGGCGATGGGAGCATGAACTGGCTACGTGCTGAATTCAATGATGCCGACGGCAAATCCTACAAAGTGGAGTTAACCCGCAACATGAACTGGAAGGGTTGGAATTTGGTCACCGCCAATCTGACGGACTACAACATGAAATATCCGATTGTGATCAAGAGCATCTATATTGCCAACCCGGAGCAAGGACAAGATGAGAGAGCGCTGCAAGGCAAAATCAACTTTGATGATATTCTCTTCGTTTATAAAGGGCAGCTGCCCGCCTTGCCACAAAACAAGGTTAAGCTTACCGTGAACAAAAGCACCGCTTCTTTAAATAACAAAACGATGACTTTAGAGCAAGCTCCAATAATCATGAGCGGGAATACGATGGTCCCGGTTCGCTTTGTGACCGAAGCGCTTGGCGGTACGGTTTCGTGGAGCGATTCGGAACGAAAGGTCACCATTACGCGGGGAGATAAGCTGATCGAGCTGTGGATCAACAATCCGAATCTGCTTGTAAACGGGGATACGGTGACCGCTGAAGTAGCTCCATTAATCGTCAACAATCTGACGTTGGTACCGCTGCGTATTATTTCCGAGAAGTTAGGCTGGAAAGTCGGATGGGATCCGAAGGGCCAAATCATTACACTGGAATAAAACTTATGATAGAATAAGGAATAGACCCATATTTGGTATTCGTGAAAAGGAGTCTGTGCCTATCTTGCAACCTGATTCTATAGATCGCGTAATTAAGAACGCTATAAACGTTGTTGAGAGCAGCAAGTATCAAATCTTTGAGATTGCTGAAGCATCAAGGGGGGAGAGGGAATCTCTGACCCGTGAGTTGGCGGATGTCAAAGAGGAGACAAGCCTCACGATCGATGAAGTGGATAAGCTGGAAAAGGAATACAAGCGATCGCGCATTCGATTGACGGAGGTTAGCCGGGATTTCAATCGTTTCCGTGAAGAGGATATCAAGGTCGCTTATGAGGCTGCGATCGCTTTTCAGCTTCAACTCACCATTGCCAGGGAGAAAGAAAACAACCTGCGGACTCGACGCGATGATCTGCAAAAGCGGATCAAGAATGTAGAGAAGCAAGTGGAACGCGCCGAAACGATCGTTTCCCAAATGAATGTTGTGCTTGAGTATTTATCAGGCGATTTGAACCAATTAACCCGGATCCTCGAATCCGCTAAAAATAGACAGCTTCTCGGTTTAAAGATTATTCTGGCTCAAGAGGAAGAAAGAAAACGTATTGCCCGGGAAATTCATGATGGTATGGCACAGACGCTAGCCAATGTCGTGCTTCGCACGGAAATAGCGGAGCGGATGCTGACCAAGCAGGATTTTAAGGCTGTGAAAGAGGAATTGGTAGATTTGAAAGGGCAGGTTCGGAACGGGCTTGAGGAGGTTCGCAAGATTATCTTCAATCTCCGTCCGATGGCTCTGGATGATCTCGGTATCGTTCCTACTCTACGTAAATACGTGCAGGACTTTGAGGACAAAACCAAAATTCATACTATATTCACCCTGGTCGGCCGAGAGAATCGTTTTCCATCAGGACTGGAAATTGCGATTTTTCGCTTGGTGCAGGAGGCGTTCTCTAATGTTGTAAAGCACTCGAATGCGTCTTTTGTCTCACTCGAGCTTACCCTTGAGAATGAACACGTGAAAATCTATATCGTGGACAACGGTATCGGGTTTGATGTTGAGAAGACACAGCAAATCATCACGAAGGGCAACAACTTCGGCCTGCTCGGCATGAGAGAGCGTGTGGAACTGCTGGAAGGCAATATGGAGATCGTCTCAGAAAAGAATTCAGGCGCCAAAATAACGATGGTTATCCCTATCGGGAGTCCAGATCATAAGGAGGAATAAAACAGATGGACAATACGGTTACACTGAAACGAAACGTAAGAATCATCATAGCGGACGATCACCAGTTATTTCGCGAGGGTGTAAAGCGGATAATTAATATGGAAGAGGATATGGAAGTTATAGCCGAATGCGGAGACGGTATTCAAGTGGTTGAGCTTTGCAATCAGAATACTCCGGATGTCGTGCTAATGGACATTAATATGCCGCTGGAAAATGGAGTTGTCGCCACAGAACGTCTAAGGTTGATCTTTCCTGAGGTAAAAGTCATTATTTTATCCATTCATGATGATGAGAGCTACGTATTTGAGACCTTGCGAAAAGGTGCTTCCGGTTATTTATTGAAGGATATGGAAGCCGAGTCTCTGATTAATGCCATTCGTTCGGTAGTTTCAGGCTATGCATATATCCATCCTAAGGTAACCGGCAAGCTGATCAATCAATTAAGAAGAATGACTTATCTCGATGATGTTGGCGTTGTGGCTCCCAGTCAAGCAATTAAAGAAACAGGCATGAAATATATACATAATGACAACAGCCCTTTAACCAAGCGGGAAGCGGAAGTGCTGCGGCTTATGGCAGAGGGCAAAAGTAACAAATTGATAGGAGAATCCCTCTTTATCAGCGAAAAAACGGTCAAAAATCACGTCAGCAGCATTCTTCAAAAGCTGGAAGTGGACGATCGTACCCAAGCGGTTATCGCAGCTATCAAGAATGGCTGGGTGACATTGTAGGAACCTCCCCTCCTCCCTCGGCATAATATAGAGGTAAAGGAGGGAGCCGCAATGTGGATTGGGTTGCTCTGGATCGTAGGCTGTTACGGAATCAGCATAGCTTTGCTTCATCTTTGCTTCGGCAAGCGGCAAGAATTAAGGGGAAAAGCCGTCAAGGTTCTTCTAATTACCAAAAACAATCAATCCCAAATAGAATGGTATATTCGCTCTTTGTTCTTTGTTTCACGGCTGCGGGGAAGAGAAATAACCGCTACAATCCTGGATGAAGGCTCCACGGATGAGACCCTGAAGATCATAGAGCGGCTATCCCGTACGCATCGTATGGATTTGGATTGGTGCGGCCCGGATCAAACACTGGATGATCTGCTTGTTGCATATGAAAGCGACCCGGTCATCCTTGTGAATTTAGGCGGCAAAGAGGAATTATCGAAAATTCCGTTATTCGATCACTAGAACGCTTACATTAAAAAGAGAGCAAGGTGAAGGATGAAGGCCCGTTTATATGCAGTATTCTTACGTTCCAAATGGCACTGGCACCTAACACTGGACATCCACACGGATATGCATTATTGGTTCGGCCAACATGGCCCCGACACAGGCATGCTTATTCTGGATACTCCTCTTTCGCTTGGACAAGCCCAGCGGATTCGGGATCAAATGAGTTTAGACCCCTTGCAGAAAGACCACCAACTGAAAGACCACCAACTGAAAGACCACCCCTATGCTTTAAACCGAGAGTTTCACTCCTCTAAGATTACCGCTTCAACGAAAGCATCGTTGACAGCACTAGCCCGGAAAATCAAACTTACTGCAGCTCGCTGCGGAATGCGCAGTTCAATCGTGGAGGCCATTCGGCTTACTCCTCTTTCTTATGAAAGTTGGAGGGGAGATCGCGAGTTTACTGATCTTCAAATGGATCAATCCGCTTATGATCAAATCGTTCGAAGCCCTTTCAGGCAGGTCATTGCTTGTCGAAGAGATCGCGCAGCTGCTTGAGTGAAGAAGATAACGAGACTCACGAGACATGACCTATCGAGCAAGGAATTCACAAGCCATCACCTCTCGAGTAAGGAATTCACGAGCCCCTACCCGCCGCGCTGCGAAGTTTTTGATCTGGGCGGTTACGGGAGTGGGGAAGACGGAGATGATCTTCCCTTTTATCCAGCACATAGTCGCTAATGGCGGCAAGATGCTGGTTGCAACCCCGCGCAAGGACGTTGTGCTTGAGCTGCAGCCTCGCGTGATGAAAGCTTTCGCGGGTCGATCTGTAGTTACGCTGTATGGAGGCTGTTTAGGCAGGAGATCTCCATCCTGCCTGGAGATCGAAGCGGCACGGACGAGGTGTCGCCGATTGAGGGGACCTCGTCAAAGAATTCGCTTCGCACCGAGAAAGTACAGCTTTTTCGAGACAGAGTGATTCGAATTCTGGTCACGACTACCATTCTGGAACGAGTAGTGACAATTCCTAAATCGGATGTCTTCATCTTAGATTCGGACTCACCGCTTTTTGATGAGGCGGCGTTGGTCCAGATGTCCGGACAAGCAATCCGCTCGAAGGAAGACCCGGTGGGCAAAGTTTATTTTGCAGCCAAAGAAAAAACCAAATCACAAATCGGGCGATCCAGCAGATCAGCAGATGGCTATAGAGTTTGGAAAAGCTGTGAATCTCCCGGTGATTCCGCTGCTGCAGCGAAAGAGACACACGGATAAGCAGAGCTTTAAAAGCAGAAATCAAAGGATCGAAGATCTGGAGCACGTATTTGAGCTGAATGAGGCGGATTTGCAGCAAGTATTGGATTTGTCACAAAAGAATGAAATGATGCAGATTTACATAGTTGATGATGTTTATACGACCGGAAGTACATTAAACCAATGCTCAATGGTGCTGAAAAAAAGCTTGAATTGTGAGGTTTTTGGTCTCATCTGGGCGAGATAAAGGTAACTTTTAACATATTTTTTAAAAGGGATTATACAAAGTAACATGGTTGAGGTAAACTGGAATTAATGTTTTGGGATATGGTACTATTTGTAGGAGGGGTCGTACGTGAGTTTGAATGTGGCCAATTGCCCGCGGTGTGGACGAGTTTTTGTGAAAGGCATACAAGAGGTATGTCCTAATTGCTTAAAGGAAATTGAACTGCAGTTTGATATATGCTCGAAATATTTAAGGGAAAACATTGGCACTGGTCTTAGAGATCTAAGCGAAGCGACCGAGGTTCCCGTTCGACAAATCACCAAATTCATCCGTGAGGGCCGAATCTCGATCAAAAACCACCCTAACATGGGCTATCCATGTGAATCGTGCGGCAATGACATTCGTGAAGGTCAGATCTGCGATTCCTGTCGAAGCAAGCTGGTCAAAGGTATGTCCAACTCTTTAGAGGATGAAGCCCGCAGACAAGAGAGGCTACGAGAAGATAGTAAATCGAGCTTTTACATAAAGGATCGTCTAAAAAACAGATATTGACATTCAATTGATATAAAGTTTCATATGCATCATGCCGATAATAAAAGTAATGATTATCGGTCTTTTTATTTTATCCACAAATGTATAGGGGTGGAAAACCATGAAAATTAATGACAGTCAGCGCATAGGAAATGTGAATCCGTATAAAAAAACCAATGAAGTTACAGCTGCTAATGCTGCAGGCAAGAAAGATAAGCCTAAGGATCAAGTGCAAATCTCACCTGAGGCCAAGGAATTATTGAGTGCTCAGGGAGCTGGAATGAGTGAGGAGCAAATACAGCGCCTGAATGATTTAAGGGAATCCGTATCTTCCGGTAGTTATCAAGTTGATGCCAAAAAAGTCGCAGAGAAACTGTTGCCTTACATAAAATAAGATAGTCACTATCCAACTATAGAAACAGGTGAACGATTGTGTCTACGATACGAGATCTTCTTGATTCGATGAATAAGCTGCGAGACATTCATGAAGCTCTTCTTGAGCTTGCCAAGGACAAGACACCGGCACTTGTTCACAACGAAGTGGATGCGCTGAATCAGGTCGTCAATAAGGAAAGCAAGTTGATGCGTCTTATTGGTGAAGCCGAGCAGCAGCGGATTCAAATCATTAACGAGTATTTGCTGTCCAGGGGATACAATCCAAATCCCCAGATTACGATCAGTGATTTGATCAAAATCATTTTTAAGGCGGAAGAAAAGCACGCACTCTCCGAAGCGCAGTTCAGTTTACTTCATGTTCTTCATGAGCTCAAGGAGCGAAATGCCATCAATCAGCAATTGATAGAACAATCACTAGCTTTTATCGATTACTCCCTCGACCTTGTGATGGGATCTTCGGAAGATGAAGCGGTATACCATAATCCTAACCAGCAGAAGAGCGGAAACCGACTGGGTGTTTTCGATACGAAAGCCTGATATAGATTGCCATTTGCTTCGCAAGGGAGAG includes:
- a CDS encoding flagellar protein FlgN, translated to MSTIRDLLDSMNKLRDIHEALLELAKDKTPALVHNEVDALNQVVNKESKLMRLIGEAEQQRIQIINEYLLSRGYNPNPQITISDLIKIIFKAEEKHALSEAQFSLLHVLHELKERNAINQQLIEQSLAFIDYSLDLVMGSSEDEAVYHNPNQQKSGNRLGVFDTKA